A single genomic interval of Agarivorans aestuarii harbors:
- a CDS encoding DUF1330 domain-containing protein, whose amino-acid sequence MTAFFVATSQVKDPEKFAQYGQQAASTLGEFGGELVIKGKFSGNLSGANEHDAVGVIKFPSMSNLQSWYDSPNYQALLPLREQAVFMNISTYAVPE is encoded by the coding sequence ATGACTGCATTTTTTGTTGCAACAAGCCAAGTAAAAGACCCAGAAAAATTTGCGCAATATGGCCAACAAGCAGCCTCTACACTGGGCGAATTTGGCGGTGAGCTGGTAATAAAGGGGAAATTTTCTGGCAACCTTAGTGGTGCAAATGAGCATGATGCTGTGGGAGTAATTAAGTTTCCCAGTATGAGCAATTTGCAAAGCTGGTACGACAGCCCTAATTACCAAGCGCTTTTGCCACTTAGGGAACAAGCGGTGTTTATGAACATTAGTACTTACGCGGTACCTGAGTAA
- a CDS encoding TetR/AcrR family transcriptional regulator: MGRAAKFDRSAAIEDCMNEFWLHGYEACSVKALSEKLGITRSSFYNAFGSRQALFLETLDLYATITPDQVLNQPEQHTSVLALINAFFADVCRFRAGDPEARGCLVINSISELVAVDEELGENLSNMVHANIARFENLLQLAVANKELEDLQIRETALALQSLLMGVSVLSKVLTSEAELLAIVNQTLTGLGLSK, encoded by the coding sequence ATGGGTAGAGCAGCGAAGTTTGATCGTTCAGCAGCAATAGAAGATTGCATGAATGAGTTTTGGTTACATGGCTACGAGGCCTGTTCGGTTAAAGCCTTATCCGAAAAACTTGGCATAACGCGTTCCAGTTTTTATAACGCATTTGGTAGTCGCCAAGCGCTGTTTTTAGAAACCCTAGATCTATACGCCACCATTACCCCTGATCAAGTTTTAAACCAGCCAGAGCAACATACTAGTGTACTCGCGCTAATTAACGCATTTTTCGCAGATGTATGCCGTTTTAGAGCTGGCGATCCCGAAGCGCGCGGATGTTTGGTGATTAACTCGATCTCTGAGTTAGTGGCTGTAGACGAAGAGTTGGGCGAAAACCTAAGCAATATGGTGCACGCTAACATCGCCCGCTTCGAGAATTTACTGCAATTAGCGGTGGCTAATAAGGAGCTTGAAGACTTGCAAATAAGAGAAACCGCCTTGGCCTTACAAAGCCTGTTAATGGGGGTGAGCGTATTGTCGAAAGTGCTCACTAGCGAAGCAGAATTATTGGCGATAGTTAATCAAACCTTAACTGGGCTTGGTTTATCTAAATAA
- a CDS encoding cupin domain-containing protein produces the protein MDNLFANLPKDTSLEHFKDLLVADGVRVERIVSYGQSSPESGWYDQAENEWVSLLEGSAVIEFEDGEVIALAKGDCLNIPAHKKHRVAETTANTATIWLAIFYS, from the coding sequence ATGGATAATTTGTTTGCTAATTTACCCAAAGATACCAGCCTAGAACACTTTAAAGACTTATTAGTTGCCGATGGCGTAAGAGTGGAACGTATTGTTTCTTATGGGCAGTCTTCACCCGAGAGCGGTTGGTACGACCAAGCTGAAAACGAATGGGTAAGTTTATTAGAGGGCTCGGCAGTTATAGAGTTTGAAGATGGAGAAGTAATTGCCTTAGCTAAGGGGGATTGCTTAAACATTCCCGCTCATAAAAAGCACCGAGTGGCCGAAACTACTGCAAACACTGCAACTATTTGGCTGGCCATTTTTTACAGCTAG
- a CDS encoding STAS/SEC14 domain-containing protein gives MFKVTKVADNRLDIEFGGKLDAEEMKLALDELSSKAQGIEKGQMLYRIEDFALPTLSAMAVEFARIPEMFKLIRQFERAAVLCDKQWVQTISELEGKLIPGLSIKAFDMNQLEQAEQWLNH, from the coding sequence ATGTTTAAGGTAACAAAAGTTGCTGATAACCGTTTAGATATTGAATTTGGCGGCAAATTAGATGCTGAGGAAATGAAGCTAGCTTTGGATGAGCTTAGTAGCAAAGCTCAGGGCATTGAAAAGGGCCAAATGCTGTATCGAATCGAAGATTTTGCATTACCTACATTAAGTGCCATGGCAGTTGAGTTTGCCCGCATTCCTGAGATGTTCAAGTTGATCCGCCAGTTTGAGCGAGCAGCTGTGCTGTGTGATAAACAATGGGTACAAACCATTAGCGAATTGGAAGGTAAGCTTATTCCTGGCTTAAGCATTAAAGCTTTTGATATGAATCAGCTTGAACAAGCCGAACAATGGCTTAACCACTAG
- a CDS encoding GGDEF domain-containing protein has product MQIKTLINLGADGHSFAALSRIKLTNIIALITTVISGLYSLNYWLLLDNTVVASINFGFTLAYFATLAFMLKGHISGAKTWFFSVLMVHLLICTNVYVTNQSGFHLYYFLVPTGAFLLFELHQRREMLALSTASVGLFLYCENTLNLNPLIELDAATNHLLYQSVVLVNMIEVVFVLTIFARQIETNEKQLTLQASTDSLTGLANRHCFFAKGNEMLEHANKLHQTMSLVLLDFDYFKSINDRYGHVVGDLCLVEISKEINAICREQDLFARIGGEEFVIAMPKTNLEQAQQVAERMRERVSKHIIPIVGEANFTCTASFGVASSNDVKLLKTLLQQADKALYMAKEQGRNCVQLYSA; this is encoded by the coding sequence ATGCAAATTAAAACACTTATAAATTTAGGGGCCGACGGGCACTCTTTTGCGGCGCTTAGTCGCATTAAACTCACCAACATTATCGCCTTGATAACCACTGTTATCTCTGGCTTGTACTCTCTCAATTATTGGTTGCTGCTCGATAACACTGTTGTTGCTTCGATCAACTTTGGTTTTACTTTGGCTTATTTTGCTACTTTAGCATTTATGCTTAAGGGTCATATATCTGGCGCTAAAACGTGGTTTTTCTCGGTGTTAATGGTGCACCTGCTCATTTGCACCAATGTTTATGTGACCAATCAAAGTGGTTTTCACCTTTACTATTTCTTAGTACCAACTGGTGCATTTTTGCTGTTTGAGTTACATCAACGACGAGAGATGCTGGCATTAAGCACTGCCTCGGTAGGTTTGTTCCTTTACTGCGAGAACACGCTTAATTTAAACCCGCTCATAGAGCTAGATGCTGCCACCAATCACTTGCTTTATCAGTCGGTGGTGTTGGTGAATATGATTGAAGTGGTGTTTGTACTCACCATTTTTGCGCGACAAATTGAAACCAATGAAAAACAACTTACCTTACAAGCGTCGACTGATTCGCTAACCGGTTTGGCTAATCGCCATTGCTTCTTTGCTAAGGGTAACGAAATGCTCGAGCATGCCAACAAGTTGCACCAAACAATGAGCTTGGTCTTACTCGATTTTGATTATTTTAAAAGCATTAATGATCGTTATGGTCATGTGGTTGGTGACTTGTGCTTAGTTGAAATAAGCAAAGAAATTAATGCGATTTGTCGCGAGCAAGACTTGTTTGCCCGTATTGGTGGCGAGGAATTTGTTATCGCCATGCCTAAAACCAACTTAGAGCAAGCGCAACAAGTAGCCGAGCGAATGCGCGAGCGGGTCTCTAAACACATTATTCCAATCGTGGGTGAAGCTAATTTTACCTGCACCGCCAGCTTTGGAGTGGCAAGTAGTAATGATGTGAAGTTATTAAAGACCTTGCTGCAACAAGCAGACAAAGCCTTGTATATGGCTAAGGAACAGGGGCGAAATTGCGTTCAGCTGTATAGTGCTTAA
- a CDS encoding linear amide C-N hydrolase, producing MKKSMIALTIAAVTFGAVQTANACSRITLDTPHGVSQVRTLDWGVQLGTVAILHPVGTEVTTKDVPSYKTAATWTVKYPTLALEEREVFVDTVGEAINAAGLSASTLYLYDSAEFIKDYKDNGAPAVNWGDAASFMAENFATVEEAVKAFEAKQFQFAWVDGIHGDQHGLHISVQDKSGDIALFELNKGGEMRVHRGSVNDQMRVMANAPLQQYHEANAQAAGDMSLTETGHKIGSSISSADRMLRGLYHSANVEFKQDANWAQTEGKLQSTFDAGNLVPQDIIDPANGETYATWIQYTYNFDNGSFKMRNLDTYAEIRIDLAEAFSAKEVSCANLVEQAETQSTAVFGSCG from the coding sequence ATGAAAAAATCGATGATTGCTTTAACCATTGCTGCGGTAACGTTTGGCGCTGTACAAACTGCTAATGCATGTTCTCGCATTACCTTAGATACTCCACACGGCGTTTCGCAAGTACGTACGTTAGATTGGGGTGTACAGCTTGGAACGGTTGCTATTCTTCATCCAGTAGGCACAGAAGTAACAACTAAAGATGTACCTTCTTATAAAACTGCCGCAACTTGGACAGTAAAGTACCCAACGCTCGCTTTAGAAGAGCGTGAAGTATTTGTTGATACAGTAGGAGAGGCTATTAATGCCGCAGGCTTATCAGCGTCAACCTTGTATTTATATGACTCGGCAGAGTTTATTAAAGACTATAAAGATAACGGCGCACCGGCGGTAAACTGGGGTGATGCTGCAAGCTTTATGGCTGAAAACTTCGCTACAGTAGAAGAAGCTGTGAAAGCGTTTGAAGCCAAGCAATTCCAGTTTGCTTGGGTAGATGGTATTCATGGCGATCAGCATGGTTTACATATTTCGGTTCAAGACAAAAGCGGCGATATTGCGTTATTTGAGCTAAATAAAGGCGGGGAAATGCGGGTACACCGCGGTAGTGTGAATGATCAAATGCGGGTAATGGCTAATGCGCCACTTCAGCAATATCATGAAGCAAACGCACAAGCTGCAGGCGATATGAGCCTTACTGAAACTGGCCATAAAATTGGTTCTAGCATTTCATCGGCAGATCGTATGCTGCGTGGTTTGTACCATTCAGCAAACGTTGAATTTAAGCAAGATGCAAACTGGGCACAAACCGAAGGTAAGCTGCAGTCTACCTTTGACGCAGGCAACCTAGTACCCCAAGACATTATTGATCCCGCTAACGGCGAAACTTACGCTACTTGGATTCAATATACTTACAACTTTGACAATGGCTCATTCAAAATGCGTAATTTAGATACCTACGCAGAAATTCGCATCGATTTAGCAGAAGCCTTTAGCGCAAAAGAGGTTTCGTGTGCAAACTTGGTTGAGCAAGCAGAAACGCAATCTACAGCTGTATTTGGTAGCTGTGGTTAG